From one Prochlorococcus marinus str. MIT 0912 genomic stretch:
- a CDS encoding prohibitin family protein — translation MTTPFRNVTPNGPGGTTTLLLVLSFTGFLLLTQAFFVVPAGQVSVVTTLGKVSGGSRKPGLNFKVPFVQNTYPFNVQTQVRPEKFDSLTKDLQVISATATVKYALKPSEAGRVFKTISYNDREIYNRIIQPSLLKALKSVFSKYELVTIASSWSDISELVEETVADELNKFDYVDVQSLDLTGLTIADEYRAAIEEKQIAEQKLLRAQTEVKIAEQEALRYDTLNKSLDDQVLFKLFLDKWNGETQVVPSLPGSQAGNVPVIVGGRNR, via the coding sequence TGTGACTCCGAATGGACCAGGTGGAACAACAACTCTTCTACTTGTCCTTTCGTTTACGGGCTTTTTGCTTCTTACACAAGCATTTTTTGTTGTACCTGCTGGACAAGTTTCAGTGGTAACAACATTGGGAAAAGTAAGTGGCGGATCACGCAAGCCTGGCTTGAATTTTAAAGTCCCCTTCGTTCAAAATACTTATCCTTTTAATGTTCAGACTCAAGTTAGACCTGAAAAGTTTGACTCATTAACTAAAGATTTGCAGGTTATTTCTGCTACTGCAACTGTTAAATATGCTCTAAAGCCTAGTGAGGCTGGCAGAGTATTTAAAACTATCTCTTACAACGACAGAGAAATCTATAACAGGATTATTCAACCATCTTTGCTTAAGGCCCTTAAATCAGTCTTCTCAAAATATGAGTTGGTAACCATAGCTAGTTCCTGGAGTGATATTTCTGAATTAGTGGAAGAAACAGTAGCTGATGAACTAAATAAGTTTGATTATGTAGATGTTCAATCTCTTGATTTAACAGGCTTAACAATTGCAGATGAATACAGAGCCGCTATCGAAGAAAAACAGATCGCTGAGCAGAAATTATTAAGAGCTCAGACTGAAGTTAAAATTGCCGAACAAGAGGCTTTGAGATACGACACATTAAATAAAAGTCTTGATGATCAAGTTCTTTTTAAATTGTTCTTAGATAAATGGAATGGTGAGACACAAGTTGTACCTTCTCTACCAGGTAGCCAAGCAGGTAATGTTCCTGTAATTGTTGGTGGCAGAAATAGGTAA